A stretch of DNA from Amylolactobacillus amylophilus DSM 20533 = JCM 1125:
TGCTTAAAACGTTGATATGTAGGTATTCTCACGTGAGTGCTAGCGCTTGAGTGGGAATAAAAGGTAGGAATCAATTGAAGTTACAAAGCCGATAATACCGGGATTTAAAAATTGTAAACTGGTACAAATTAATAAAAATTCAGTTGGTTCCCCGCCAAAAATTCCGCTAAAAGATCCATTTCGGATCTTTTTTTATAATTGCAAATATTGATAAGATAATGCTCAAGGAGAATTTTTTATGCGTGGAATATCGGAATTTTTGAATCTACCACGGAAAATATGGGGAGCAATTGGAATTGCCACTATTTCAATATTAATTCTTAAACCTATAGCAGTTAAGAGTTTAGATGGGGAATCGTTTTATGCTAAGTTCGGAATTTATGTTTTTATTCTCTGTATAATATCCTGGTCGATTCTCATTGTCGAAATACTTGTATATTTTTATAATTACTACAGTGCTCGGAGAGAGATGATCCACAAATACAATTATGTTAATAGTTTAGAGGGTGAGAAGTTAAGAATTGTTAGAGAATTGTACAAAGATATTAATCATGTCAAGGAGTACCCACACTCAAACGAAAATATAAGAGAACTGGAATCCAATTTGGTCATTGGGCTTGCTGCCACTACTATCCAATATAATAGATTCGAATATTCCCCTCAAAATGCTCCATTTCCTTATTTACTTCAACCTTGGGTAATCGATGGAATTAATAATAAAAAGATAACGTTATAAACTCAGAAATAGTGTCGAAAACGTGTCTCGTCAATATTTTGTCTAAATCAAAAATATGATGGGGCATTTTTTGTTGGTCTGTGATTTGCTATAATTGTCGGTATTAGATACAGGACTTTTGTAAAATTTATTGTGAGTCAAATATTTGTAACTTTCCGTACTCAGGGGGAATTCTAGTGAAAAAAAGTATTTCAAAATCATTTGATGATTTAATTGAACAAATTAACCAAGCGGGAAATGGTGTCCAAAGAGAACGTGGCACAATGTTCGAAAGGTTAGTATTGGCATATTTGAAACATGAGCCAACATATAGACGTTTATATAAAGAAGTTTGGATGTTGGGTGACGTTCCATCTGAGTATGGAATTCCAAAGAAAGATACAGGTGTTGATCTTGTAGCTCAACAATTTAATGGTGATATTGTTGCAATTCAAGCTAAATTTTATAAGGGCAAGATAGGCAAGGAGCAAATCGATTCTTTTGTGGCTGAATTGGGAAAGAACTATTACCATCGAGGACTGATTGTTTCAACTGTGGATGAATGGAATGAAAATGCGAGAGCTACCGTAGATCAAAATGGTAAGGGAATAGAAATCATCGGTCTTTCCGACTTAAGAAATTCACAAATAGATTGGACTAAATTTAGCTTTTCTCGTCCTGAAAGAGTTGAAGTTAAAGCAAAAAAGGAGCTGCGAGAATATCAAAAGACCGCTCTTGAAAAATCAATTGAATATTTTAAAAATCATAATCGTGGTCAACTTATCATGGCACCTGGTACCGGGAAAACATTTACCAGTTTGAAAATTGCTGAGAATTTAGCGAAAGATGCTAGTAAGCCATTTTTTGTT
This window harbors:
- a CDS encoding super-infection exclusion protein B, translated to MRGISEFLNLPRKIWGAIGIATISILILKPIAVKSLDGESFYAKFGIYVFILCIISWSILIVEILVYFYNYYSARREMIHKYNYVNSLEGEKLRIVRELYKDINHVKEYPHSNENIRELESNLVIGLAATTIQYNRFEYSPQNAPFPYLLQPWVIDGINNKKITL